The Calliphora vicina chromosome 3, idCalVici1.1, whole genome shotgun sequence genome contains a region encoding:
- the LOC135955574 gene encoding uncharacterized protein LOC135955574: protein MGATAQTLQQNVNEFLRQYKNAPHTTTNLPLAQLFLGRQLRTRLDLLRPEHLPIKTTAKQFLKSSPSYRVFDTGYSVYFLPNNKRNASWVRGTILNRIGDLHYEIRFEGRIIKRHLNQIRRGNKNIDDVPTAKNQSEYSNTDLSEDYNTSEGETNAEAKLPVRSSSPSNEHSLPSIEGDEISNNNTLSSNITNKFPNISIYRNSSRRFHHTKSSTTRCYTILYDSTLL from the coding sequence ATGGGGGCCACTGCACAAACGTTACAGCAGAATGTTAATGAATTTCTACGGCAGTACAAAAATGCACCGCATACCACAACAAATTTACCACTAGCACAGCTGTTTTTAGGACGACAGCTGCGCACGAGACTCGATTTATTACGACCTGAACACTTACCTATTAAGACAACAGCGAAGCAATTTCTAAAAAGCTCGCCCAGTTACAGAGTATTCGACACCGGATATAGTGTATATTTTCTACCTAACAATAAGAGAAACGCATCATGGGTAAGAGGTACAATATTAAACCGAATTGGGGATTTACATTATGAAATTCGCTTCGAGGGAAGAATCATAAAAAGACACCTTAATCAAATCCGGCGTGGTAATAAGAACATTGATGACGTTCCAACTGCTAAGAACCAGTCGGAATACAGTAATACCGATCTAAGTGAAGATTATAATACGAGCGAAGGAGAAACTAATGCTGAAGCGAAGTTACCTGTTCGAAGTTCCTCGCCCTCCAATGAACATTCATTGCCATCAATTGAAGGAGACGAAATCAGCAACAATAATACATTATCAAGCAATATTACTAATAAGTTTCCAAACATCTCCATCTACCGCAACTCAAGCAGACGTTTCCACCACACAAAAAGCAGCACAACAAGATGCTATACAattctatatgattctactttactgtga
- the LOC135954236 gene encoding G-box-binding factor-like yields the protein MTPERRLDIVERLGYCTNCLARSHNIRSCTSMESCIKCNQLHHTMLHPSRTRSPSPNMSTVSSQRGRDTEIQIQPHQQPLQHHHHHRQHHHQQHHHQHRQHRHHQPRQPHYRRHLRQQPHHRRHQRQHPHQQQRHQIQRQQNQQRQRQQSPAPIASSTTPPMPDQHILAEAIKSLANVLCYQNKPE from the coding sequence ATGACGCCAGAGAGAAGACTTGACATCGTTGAGCGTCTTGGCTATTGCACCAATTGTTTGGCTCGAAGCCATAATATAAGGTCGTGTACCTCGATGGAGTCTTGCATAAAATGCAACCAACTTCACCACACCATGTTGCACCCATCGAGGACACGCAGCCCATCGCCCAACATGTCCACCGTCAGCAGCCAACGTGGTCGTGATACCGAGATCCAGATACAGCCGCACCAACAACCACTTCAGCACCATCATCACCAtcgtcaacatcatcatcaacagcatcatcatcagcatcgtCAACACCGACACCATCAACCTCGTCAGCCACATTATCGTCGTCATCTACGTCAACAGCCacatcatcgtcgtcatcaACGCCAACACCCTCATCAACAACAACGTCATCAAATTCAACGTCAGCAAAATCAACAACGCCAACGTCAACAATCACCAGCTCCAATTGCTTCATCTACCACTCCACCAATGCCAGATCAACATATATTGGCTGAAGCTATTAAATCTCTGGCCAACGTACTATGCTACCAAAATAAGCCAGAATAG
- the LOC135955575 gene encoding uncharacterized protein LOC135955575: MYKQQPSSQIMAPLPPERCTLSLPFQVTGIDFAGPFEIKTSILRKSPITKGYVSVFVCFSTKAIHLEPCSELSSAAFQAAFARFIGRRGLPQRVVTDNGRNFLGASRTLEREFAVLVKNTAQDVAQKYITQGFEWKFIPPHAPHMGGLWEAAVNSFKYHFKRIAGAHKFTFEEFATVLARIEGVLNSRPISAVSEDPSDITALTPGHFLRGAPLMAIPEQDCSNMSVLNRWEKLKAIHQFAQRWKTDYLKSQHKRYKWKTSCKNMQIGDLVIVMDELLPPHEWNLGRIEKTFSGSDGNV; encoded by the coding sequence ATGTATAAACAACAGCCAAGCTCTCAAATAATGGCTCCTTTACCTCCGGAAAGATGTACGCTCTCTCTTCCTTTCCAGGTAACAGGAATTGATTTTGCTGGACCATTCGAGATAAAAACATCGATTCTAAGGAAATCTCCAATAACTAAAGGATACGTaagtgtatttgtgtgttttagCACAAAAGCTATCCATTTAGAGCCTTGTTCAGAGTTATCCTCAGCGGCATTTCAAGCTGCATTCGCTCGCTTCATCGGGAGGCGGGGGCTCCCCCAAAGGGTAGTTACAGACAATGGACGAAATTTCTTAGGTGCCAGTAGAACCCTTGAACGAGAATTTGCTGTGTTGGTGAAAAATACTGCCCAAGATGTAGCACAGAAGTATATAACTCAAGGATTCGAATGGAAATTCATCCCACCTCATGCTCCTCATATGGGTGGCCTCTGGGAGGCAGCCGTTAACAGTTTTAAATATCATTTTAAGCGGATTGCAGGAGCTCACAAATTTACCTTTGAGGAATTCGCTACAGTCTTGGCACGAATAGAAGGAGTACTTAATTCAAGGCCTATATCAGCAGTCTCGGAAGATCCCTCAGATATCACAGCTCTAACGCCTGGACATTTTCTACGAGGTGCCCCCCTGATGGCAATCCCTGAACAAGATTGTTCAAACATGTCGGTTTTAAATCGATGGGAAAAGCTGAAGGCCATACATCAATTCGCTCAACGGTGGAAAACTGATTACCTAAAATCACAACATAAAAGGTACAAGTGGAAAACCtcatgcaaaaatatgcagatTGGAGATTTAGTTATTGTTATGGACGAACTACTACCACCTCATGAATGGAATCTTGGCAGGatcgaaaaaacattttctgGTTCAGATGGTAATGTATGA